A DNA window from Pleuronectes platessa chromosome 19, fPlePla1.1, whole genome shotgun sequence contains the following coding sequences:
- the LOC128462345 gene encoding uncharacterized protein LOC128462345, whose amino-acid sequence MICCYMTSCLKGCSLYSALSCLSPLSIASPPSVETVPQRELSPPLAESQQSKDVSSFSSTTSSPWDSPENAFQASKPVPARAQSAPITLPTETVDPTRSPAAAGPPKSVDAFSSVSWSQSQWIAFSDGFAPPRHQGSGPCVKELQRPPPGSGRASRFLSDDSADTYCKAAGSREDGNSCFTDVFTGITDRAMGASPPSKVFNGNITTNVRACFMPEFGV is encoded by the coding sequence ATGATTTGCTGCTATATGACTTCATGTCTCAAGGGTTGCTCTCTATACTCTGCTTTGTCATGTTTATCGCCTCTGTCAATCGCATCACCTCCTTCAGTCGAGACGGTGCCACAACGGGAGCTCTCCCCTCCCCTGGCAGAGAGCCAGCAATCCAAAGatgtctcctctttctcctcaacCACGTCCTCTCCGTGGGACTCACCGGAAAACGCTTTCCAAGCAAGCAAACCCGTACCGGCGCGGGCCCAGAGCGCCCCCATCACCCTGCCGACTGAGACGGTGGACCCCACCAGAAGCCCGGCCGCCGCCGGCCCTCCAAAGAGCGTCGACGCCTTCTCCTCCGTGTCCTGGTCCCAGAGCCAGTGGATCGCTTTCAGTGATGGCTTCGCTCCGCCTCGCCACCAGGGATCAGGGCCGTGCGTGAAGGAGCTCCAGAGGCCTCCGCCGGGCTCTGGCAGGGCAAGCCGCTTCCTCTCTGATGACTCTGCAGACACCTACTGCAAAGCAGCGGGCAGCAGAGAGGACGGCAACTCCTGCTTCACAGATGTCTTCACTGGGATTACAGATAGGGCGATGGGTGCATCTCCACCAAGCAAAGTATTCAATGGTAACATTACTACTAATGTCAGAGCGTGCTTCATGCCTGAGTTTGGAGTTTGa